The following are encoded in a window of Chryseobacterium sp. genomic DNA:
- a CDS encoding superoxide dismutase: MSFELPQLGYAYDALEPTIDARTMEIHHTKHHQAYIDNLNKAIEGTELEGKSIEEICKTGTDKAAVRNNGGGHFNHTLFWEIMTPGGIKEPVGNVKAAIETYGGMEKFKTDFAEAAKTRFGSGWAWLCKKGDGSVTVCSTPNQDNPLMPVSDCQGTPVLGLDVWEHAYYLNYQNKRPDYVAAFFSVINWDKVEELFNK; encoded by the coding sequence ATGTCATTCGAATTACCACAGTTAGGATATGCTTACGACGCGTTAGAGCCTACCATTGATGCAAGAACAATGGAAATACACCACACAAAACACCACCAGGCGTACATTGACAACCTGAACAAGGCTATTGAAGGTACTGAACTTGAGGGAAAATCCATTGAAGAGATCTGCAAAACAGGAACGGACAAGGCGGCGGTTAGAAACAACGGCGGCGGACACTTCAACCACACTCTTTTCTGGGAAATCATGACTCCCGGTGGCATTAAGGAGCCTGTAGGAAATGTGAAAGCGGCCATTGAAACCTATGGCGGTATGGAGAAATTCAAGACCGATTTTGCCGAAGCTGCCAAGACAAGATTCGGCTCCGGATGGGCGTGGCTTTGCAAAAAAGGCGATGGTTCGGTAACTGTTTGTTCTACACCCAACCAGGACAACCCACTGATGCCGGTATCTGACTGTCAGGGAACGCCGGTTCTTGGACTTGATGTTTGGGAGCACGCCTATTACCTGAACTACCAGAACAAAAGACCTGATTACGTTGCAGCGTTCTTCAGCGTTATTAACTGGGATAAAGTAGAGGAGCTTTTCAATAAATAA
- a CDS encoding DUF6146 family protein has product MKKLIFLLALYFGGMSCTSQQNKGNDTTIKQNKEDDGEWDLTVIDSQFDYFMNAIAKPKSMYSLETLRNRNRSLVNEWNSYYMSGRYRNIIESSIDYDPNENYGLDFEYKLYQVFAFVNWKYKLRFTGLSAMDYSR; this is encoded by the coding sequence ATGAAAAAGCTGATCTTTTTACTCGCGCTCTATTTTGGAGGCATGAGTTGTACTTCCCAACAGAACAAAGGTAACGACACCACCATTAAACAAAATAAAGAAGATGATGGTGAATGGGACCTGACTGTAATTGACTCACAGTTTGATTACTTTATGAATGCCATTGCCAAGCCTAAAAGCATGTACTCACTGGAAACCCTTCGAAACCGGAACAGAAGCCTGGTAAACGAGTGGAACTCCTATTATATGTCCGGACGTTACAGGAACATCATAGAATCTTCAATAGACTACGATCCTAATGAAAATTACGGTCTGGATTTCGAGTATAAACTCTATCAGGTATTCGCCTTTGTGAACTGGAAATACAAACTAAGATTTACCGGCCTTAGCGCCATGGATTATTCAAGATAG
- a CDS encoding endonuclease, translating to MKKYLIITATLCFGMVFSQKQVQRATVAFMNVENLWDTVPSFDYIDGTKNRNNPAFHRSVPLDSIELMETTEDYRGPWSDELLIGKKVIRKQVLADDFTANSAKNWDTQKYNDKMGKLAKVISELGRQHTNDNPAIMGLLEIENRQVVQDLISQPLLAKSDYGIVHFNSYDARGVDNAIIYQKKRFRPTETYKKEIKIFDDEGKRVYTRDIIVMKGLLDGERIAVFMNHWPSRSGGEARSLPRRIAAAAALKEEMDKASAESPGIKLIAMGDFNDDPVSPSLRKHLGAVGEPSELSDKSPYYNLMTKLYKAGVASLAYRDAPNLFDQIIVSKNLYSPEKMTGTYSVYKVEIFAPSYLVNSQGQWKGYPYRSWDGDRYTGGYSDHFPAVSVLQREYTPAR from the coding sequence ATGAAAAAATATCTGATTATCACCGCCACACTGTGCTTCGGAATGGTATTTTCGCAAAAGCAGGTGCAGCGCGCCACCGTTGCTTTCATGAACGTGGAAAACCTTTGGGACACTGTTCCCTCCTTCGATTATATAGACGGGACCAAAAACAGGAATAATCCGGCATTTCACCGCAGTGTACCCTTGGATTCTATAGAGCTGATGGAAACCACTGAGGACTACCGTGGCCCCTGGAGCGACGAACTGCTGATAGGCAAGAAAGTCATCAGAAAACAGGTCCTAGCCGATGATTTCACTGCCAACAGTGCCAAGAACTGGGACACCCAGAAGTACAACGACAAGATGGGCAAACTGGCAAAGGTAATTTCAGAACTTGGCCGTCAGCATACCAATGACAATCCAGCCATTATGGGTCTTCTTGAAATTGAAAACCGCCAGGTGGTGCAGGACCTCATCAGCCAACCCTTACTGGCAAAAAGTGATTACGGCATCGTGCACTTCAATTCATATGACGCACGGGGTGTAGACAATGCCATTATCTATCAGAAAAAAAGATTCCGCCCAACGGAAACCTATAAAAAGGAAATCAAGATCTTTGACGATGAAGGCAAAAGGGTTTATACCCGTGACATTATCGTGATGAAAGGCCTGCTTGACGGCGAAAGAATCGCGGTCTTCATGAACCACTGGCCTTCCCGGAGCGGTGGCGAAGCCCGTTCACTGCCAAGACGTATCGCTGCCGCTGCAGCGCTGAAAGAAGAGATGGATAAAGCCAGTGCCGAAAGTCCGGGCATCAAGCTTATCGCCATGGGTGACTTTAACGACGACCCCGTGAGCCCAAGTTTAAGGAAACATCTGGGTGCCGTAGGTGAACCTTCTGAGCTTTCTGATAAATCGCCGTACTACAACCTGATGACCAAACTGTACAAAGCAGGTGTTGCCTCACTGGCCTACCGTGATGCACCAAACCTGTTCGACCAGATCATTGTTTCAAAAAACCTGTATTCACCGGAGAAAATGACGGGCACCTATTCTGTGTACAAAGTTGAGATTTTCGCACCGTCTTACCTTGTAAACTCGCAGGGTCAATGGAAAGGTTATCCTTACCGTTCCTGGGACGGCGACCGCTACACAGGAGGTTACAGTGACCACTTCCCTGCCGTTTCTGTGCTTCAGAGAGAATATACACCAGCCAGGTAA